One Aegilops tauschii subsp. strangulata cultivar AL8/78 chromosome 7, Aet v6.0, whole genome shotgun sequence genomic window carries:
- the LOC109732484 gene encoding avenin-like a5 translates to MKTMLILALIALAATSVVAQLDTTCSQGYGQCQQQPQQQVNTCAALLQQCSPTPYVQSQMWQASGCQLMRQQCCQPLAQISEQARCHAVCGVAQVIMRQQQGQSFGQPQQQQGQSFGQPQQQVPIEIRRMVLQTLPSMCNVNIPQYCTTTPCSTITQTPYNVPMATTCVGGTC, encoded by the coding sequence ATGAAGACCATGTTGATCCTCGCTCTCATTGCCCTCGCGGCGACTAGCGTCGTTGCGCAGCTGGACACTACATGCAGCCAGGGCTATGGGCAATGCCAACAGCAGCCACAACAACAGGTGAACACATGCGCTGCTCTCCTGCAGCAGTGTAGCCCGACACCATATGTCCAGTCACAAATGTGGCAGGCAAGCGGTTGCCAGTTGATGCGGCAACAGTGCTGCCAACCGCTGGCCCAGATCTCGGAGCAGGCTCGGTGCCATGCCGTCTGCGGTGTGGCCCAGGTCATCATGCGGCAGCAGCAAGGGCAAAGTTTCGGTCAGCCTCAGCAGCAGCAAGGGCAAAGTTTTGGCCAGCCTCAACAGCAGGTTCCCATTGAGATAAGAAGGATGGTGCTTCAGACCCTTCCATCGATGTGCAACGTGAACATCCCGCAATATTGCACCACCACCCCATGCAGCACCATCACTCAGACCCCCTACAACGTCCCTATGGCCACTACCTGTGTTGGTGGTACCTGCTAA